A window from Pseudoliparis swirei isolate HS2019 ecotype Mariana Trench chromosome 17, NWPU_hadal_v1, whole genome shotgun sequence encodes these proteins:
- the ppp2r2d gene encoding serine/threonine-protein phosphatase 2A 55 kDa regulatory subunit B delta isoform, whose protein sequence is MAGVAGGNDFQWCFSQVKGAIDEDVAEADIISTVEFNYSGDLLATGDKGGRVVIFQHEQESKNRPQLRGEYNVYSTFQSHEPEFDYLKSLEIEEKINKIRWLPQQNAAHFLLSTNDKTIKLWKISERDKRAEGYNLKDEDGRLRDPFRITSLRVPVLMPMDLMVEASPRRIFANAHTYHINSISVNSDHETYLSADDLRINLWHLEITDRSFNIVDIKPANMEELTEVITAAECHPLQCNVFVYSSSKGTIRLCDMRAAALCDRQSKFFEEPEDPSSRSFFSEIISSISDVKFSHSGRYMMTRDYLSVKVWDLNMENRPVETYQVHEYLRSKLCSLYENDCIFDKFECCWNGSDSAIMTGSYNNFFRMFDRNTRRDITLEASRESSKPRATLKPRKVSTGGKRKKDEISVDSLDFNKKILHTAWHPKDNVIAVAATNNLYIFQDKIN, encoded by the exons ATGGCGG GAGTTGCAGGCGGAAATGATTTTCAGTGGTGTTTCTCTCAAGTGAAAGGAGCGATAGATGAAGATGTTGCGGAAG CTGACATCATCTCAACGGTTGAGTTCAACTATTCTGGAGATTTGCTTGCAACTGGAGATAAAGGAGGCCGAGTAGTGATATTTCAACATGAACAGGAG TCGAAGAATCGTCCACAACTGCGTGGGGAGTACAACGTCTATAGCACTTTTCAGAGTCACGAGCCAGAATTTGACTATTTGAAAAGTTTAGAAATTGaggaaaaaattaataaaataagatGGCTACCGCAACAAAACGCCGCTCACTTTCTACTTTCGACAAATG ATAAAACTATCAAATTGTGGAAAATAAGTGAAAGAGATAAAAGAGCAGAAGGTTACAACCTGAAAGATGAAGACGGACGACTCCGAGACCCCTTTAGAATCACCTCTTTACGG GTACCAGTACTGATGCCAATGGATCTCATGGTAGAAGCAAGCCCACGGAGGATCTTTGCAAATGCGCACACCTATCACATTAATTCCATTTCTGTAAATAGTGATCACGAAACGTACCTCTCCGCAGATGACCTAAGAATAAATCTATGGCACTTGGAAATCACAGACAGAAGTTTTA ATATTGTAGACATCAAGCCCGCCAACATGGAGGAACTGACGGAAGTAATCACAGCTGCTGAGTGCCATCCGCTCCAATGCAATGTATTTGTGTACAGCAGCAGCAAAGGCACCATCCGCCTGTGTGACATGCGAGCAGCGGCACTCTGCGATCGGCAATCAAAGT TCTTTGAGGAGCCAGAGGATCCAAGCAGCCGATCTTTTTTCTCTGagatcatctcctccatctcggaCGTGAAGTTCAGTCACAGCGGACGCTACATGATGACACGGGACTACCTCTCCGTCAAAGTCTGGGacctcaacatggagaacaggCCAGTGGAGACGTATCAG GTCCATGAATACCTCCGCAGTAAACTGTGCTCCTTGTATGAAAACGACTGCATCTTTGACAAGTTTGAGTGCTGCTGGAATGGCAGCGACAG TGCCATCATGACCGGCTCCTACAACAACTTCTTCCGAATGTTTGACCGCAACACCCGGCGGGACATCACACTGGAGGCGTCCCGGGAGAGCAGCAAACCACGGGCTACGCTCAAGCCGCGCAAAGTGTCCACGGGGGGCAAGAGGAAGAAGGACGAGATCAGCGTGGACAGCCTGGACTTCAACAAGAAGATCCTCCACACGGCCTGGCACCCCAAAGATAACGTGATCGCCGTGGCAGCCACCAACAACTTGTACATTTTCCAGGACAAAATCAACTAG
- the bnip4 gene encoding BCL2 interacting protein 4, whose amino-acid sequence MSLQKDICSDESLQGSWVELHYSGSQRTSHHGSQEQISTSAQDGDVEKMLLDAQHESGRSSSRGSSPCNSPLRAQTPLLLWRGSENSSQSDEDFQERRREVENAMKKNPDWIWDWSSRPENNPPKEFLLKYPKRSTSLSIRNTSVMKKGGVLSADFLKLFLPSLIISHILAVGLGMYIGKRLTSHNTY is encoded by the exons ATGTCGCTCCAAAAGGACATTTGTTCGGACGAGAGTTTGCAAG GTTCCTGGGTGGAGCTGCATTACAGTGGCTCGCAGAGAACCAGCCATCACGGGAGCCAGGAGCAAATCTCCACGTCCGCGCAGGACGGTGACGTGGAGAAAATGCTGCTGGACGCGCAGCACGAGTCGGGCAGGAGCAGCTCCAGGGGAAGCTCTCCGTGCAACAG CCCGCTGAGAGCCCAGACCCCCCTTCTTCTGTGGAGAGGCTCAGAGAACAGCTCACAG tCAGATGAAGACTTCCAAGAAAGAAGACGAGAAGTCGAGAACGCGATGAAGAAAAACCCGGACTGGATCTGGGACTGGTCCAGTCGGCCAGAGAACAACCCGCCAAA GGAGTTCCTGCTGAAGTACCCTAAGCGCTCAACCTCACTCAGCATTAGGAACACCAGCGTCATGAAGAAGGGAGGCGTTCTCTCTGCTGACTTTCTGAAGCTTTTCCTCCCGTCATTAATCATTTCTCACATACTTGCTGTTGGCCTAGG GATGTACATCGGGAAGCGTCTGACCTCCCACAACACCTACTGA